The Streptomyces sp. NBC_00162 genome window below encodes:
- a CDS encoding acyl-CoA dehydrogenase family protein, protein MRRTVFNEDHEAFRETIRAFIEAEVVPVYDEWFAAGQAPREFYYKLGELGIFGINVPEEFGGAGLDTHKFEAVLYEETSRAGVNFGGSGVHVLLALPYIKMLSTDEQKKRYLPKFVSGEEMWALAMTEPGTGSDVAGMKTTAKLSEDGSHYVLNGAKTFITGGVHADRVIVCARTSAPREDDRRFGISLFAVDTKSEGYSIGRKLDKLGLRTSDTAELAFVDVKVPVEDLLGEENKGFYYLGANLPSERWGIAFGAYAQAKAAIRFAQQYVQERTVFGKPVAHFQNTKFELAACQAEVDAAEAVADRALEALDAGELTAAEAASAKLFNTEVAHRVIDKCLQLHGGYGYMNEYPIARLYADNRVNRIYGGTSEVMKSIIAKSMGL, encoded by the coding sequence ATGCGCCGTACCGTATTCAACGAGGACCACGAGGCGTTCCGCGAGACCATCCGCGCCTTCATCGAGGCCGAGGTCGTCCCCGTCTACGACGAGTGGTTCGCCGCCGGCCAGGCACCGCGCGAGTTCTACTACAAGCTCGGCGAGCTGGGCATCTTTGGCATCAACGTCCCCGAGGAGTTCGGCGGCGCGGGCCTGGACACCCACAAGTTCGAGGCCGTCCTCTACGAGGAGACCTCGCGCGCGGGCGTCAACTTCGGCGGTTCCGGCGTGCACGTGCTGCTCGCCCTCCCCTACATCAAGATGCTCTCCACGGACGAGCAGAAGAAGCGCTACCTCCCGAAGTTCGTCAGCGGTGAGGAGATGTGGGCCCTGGCGATGACCGAGCCGGGCACCGGCTCCGACGTCGCGGGCATGAAGACCACCGCCAAGCTCTCCGAGGACGGCTCCCACTACGTCCTCAACGGCGCCAAGACCTTCATCACCGGTGGCGTCCACGCCGACCGCGTGATCGTCTGCGCCCGCACCTCCGCCCCGCGCGAGGACGACCGCCGCTTCGGCATCTCCCTGTTCGCCGTGGACACCAAGTCCGAGGGCTACTCCATCGGCCGCAAGCTGGACAAGCTCGGCCTGCGCACCTCCGACACCGCCGAGCTGGCGTTCGTCGACGTGAAGGTCCCGGTCGAGGACCTGCTCGGCGAGGAGAACAAGGGCTTCTACTACCTCGGCGCCAACCTGCCCTCCGAGCGCTGGGGCATCGCCTTCGGCGCCTACGCGCAGGCCAAGGCCGCCATCCGGTTCGCCCAGCAGTACGTGCAGGAGCGCACCGTCTTCGGCAAGCCCGTCGCGCACTTCCAGAACACCAAGTTCGAGCTGGCCGCCTGCCAGGCCGAGGTGGACGCCGCCGAGGCCGTCGCCGACCGCGCGCTGGAGGCCCTGGACGCCGGCGAGCTGACGGCCGCCGAGGCCGCCTCCGCGAAGCTGTTCAACACCGAGGTCGCCCACCGCGTCATCGACAAGTGCCTGCAGCTGCACGGCGGTTACGGCTACATGAACGAGTACCCGATCGCCCGCCTGTACGCCGACAACCGCGTGAACCGCATCTACGGCGGCACCAGCGAGGTCATGAAGTCCATCATCGCCAAGTCCATGGGCCTGTAA
- a CDS encoding acyl-CoA thioesterase, whose product MNEALTTLLDLLDLEQIEENIFRGTSRSALVPRVFGGQVAAQALVAAGRTVPGDRTAHSLHSYFLRAGDPGAPIVYSVDRIRDGRSFTTRRVVAVQHGQPIFHLSASFQTHEEGLDHQAAMPSAPDPETLPTAAESLPAYREIFRDPGTVERLIEARGAVDLRYATTPPWGSIGEPVEPRTQVWFRTDGKLESDDALLHTCLATYVSDMTLLDSVLLAHGRGGWAVGDVVGASLDHAMWFHRPFRADEWLLYDQESPSAAAGRGLGQARIWTQDGRLAVTVIQEGVVRVPRA is encoded by the coding sequence ATGAACGAGGCACTGACAACGCTCCTCGATCTGCTCGACCTCGAGCAGATCGAGGAGAACATCTTCCGCGGTACCAGCCGTTCGGCGCTGGTACCGCGCGTTTTCGGCGGTCAGGTCGCGGCCCAGGCACTGGTCGCGGCCGGCCGCACCGTGCCCGGCGACCGCACCGCGCACTCGCTGCACTCGTACTTCCTGCGCGCCGGGGACCCGGGCGCGCCCATCGTCTACTCGGTGGACCGGATCCGCGACGGGCGCTCGTTCACCACGCGCCGGGTGGTCGCCGTCCAGCACGGGCAGCCGATCTTCCACCTCTCCGCGTCCTTCCAGACGCACGAGGAGGGCCTCGACCACCAGGCCGCCATGCCCTCCGCGCCCGACCCGGAGACGCTGCCGACCGCGGCCGAGTCGCTGCCCGCGTACCGGGAGATCTTCCGCGACCCGGGCACGGTGGAGCGGCTGATCGAGGCGCGCGGCGCGGTGGACCTGCGGTACGCCACGACCCCGCCCTGGGGCAGCATCGGCGAGCCGGTGGAGCCGCGTACGCAGGTGTGGTTCCGCACGGACGGCAAGCTGGAGAGCGACGACGCCCTGCTGCACACCTGCCTGGCCACGTACGTCTCCGACATGACCCTGCTGGACTCGGTGCTGCTCGCGCACGGGCGCGGCGGGTGGGCGGTCGGCGACGTGGTCGGCGCCTCGCTGGACCACGCGATGTGGTTCCACCGGCCGTTCCGCGCGGACGAGTGGCTGCTGTACGACCAGGAGTCCCCGTCGGCGGCCGCCGGCCGGGGCCTGGGCCAGGCCCGCATCTGGACCCAGGACGGCCGGCTGGCCGTGACCGTCATCCAGGAGGGTGTCGTACGCGTTCCGCGCGCGTGA
- a CDS encoding DUF4253 domain-containing protein: protein MPKTSNPLSALADDPQGLSLGLELPPGTLLGTARRPLLWVSDGPVGAGALASYRSRPGLAAAGLQAVLFQERRGLEEWWLTKGLRPERMSDPDDHHVEPVLREFWNAVIPDPEEEGEDGEELIAPFGRDWPGLAESGSVGAAGEDPETAACALADELIGTGFLPSPRLALVPAGRGADVPTAMGWCGPANHENDTALISTVLRSWEDRFGARVVALGFDELHVSVAAPPRTLAHALPVAAEHFAFSPDNIWQGSGSVRAYADEAVTGSGHWGFWWD from the coding sequence ATGCCGAAGACATCCAACCCCCTGTCCGCGTTGGCCGACGACCCGCAAGGCCTGTCCCTGGGGCTGGAGTTGCCGCCCGGAACGCTCCTCGGGACGGCGCGCAGGCCGCTGCTCTGGGTTTCCGACGGGCCCGTCGGCGCCGGTGCGCTGGCCTCGTACCGGAGCCGCCCGGGCCTGGCCGCCGCGGGCCTCCAGGCGGTGCTCTTCCAGGAGCGGCGCGGCCTGGAGGAGTGGTGGCTGACCAAGGGCCTGCGGCCGGAGCGGATGTCCGACCCGGACGACCACCATGTCGAGCCGGTCCTGCGCGAGTTCTGGAACGCCGTCATCCCCGACCCCGAGGAGGAGGGCGAGGACGGCGAGGAGCTCATCGCCCCCTTCGGCCGGGACTGGCCGGGGCTCGCGGAATCGGGATCCGTGGGGGCCGCGGGGGAGGACCCCGAGACGGCGGCCTGCGCCCTCGCGGACGAGCTGATCGGGACCGGCTTCCTGCCGAGCCCGCGGCTCGCGCTGGTCCCCGCGGGCCGGGGAGCCGACGTACCCACGGCGATGGGCTGGTGCGGACCGGCCAACCACGAGAACGACACCGCCCTCATCAGCACGGTCCTGCGCTCCTGGGAGGACCGCTTCGGCGCCCGGGTCGTCGCCCTCGGCTTCGACGAACTCCACGTGTCGGTGGCGGCCCCGCCCCGTACGCTCGCCCACGCGCTCCCGGTCGCCGCGGAGCACTTCGCCTTTTCGCCCGACAACATCTGGCAGGGCTCGGGCAGCGTCCGCGCCTACGCGGACGAGGCGGTCACCGGGAGCGGCCACTGGGGCTTCTGGTGGGACTGA
- the speB gene encoding agmatinase: protein MSTQPRGPVDSSRIPRYAGPATFARLPRLDEVGSADVAVVGVPFDSGVSYRPGARFGGNAIREASRLLRPYNPAQDASPFALAQVADAGDIAVNPFNINEAVETVEAAADELLGAGSRLMTLGGDHTIALPLLRSVAKKHGPVALLHFDAHLDTWDTYFGAEYTHGTPFRRAVEEGILDTEALSHVGTRGPLYGKQDLDDDAKMGFGIVTSADVYRRGADEVADQLRQRIGDRPLYISIDIDVLDPAHAPGTGTPEAGGMTSRELLEIIRGLSSCNLVSADVVEVAPAYDHAEITSVAASHTAYELTTIMSRQIAAAKANPKGE, encoded by the coding sequence ATGAGCACGCAGCCGCGCGGCCCCGTCGACTCCTCCCGCATCCCGCGCTACGCGGGCCCCGCGACCTTCGCCCGGCTGCCGCGCCTCGACGAGGTCGGCTCCGCCGACGTCGCCGTCGTCGGCGTGCCCTTCGACTCCGGTGTCTCGTACCGCCCCGGCGCCCGCTTCGGCGGAAACGCGATCCGCGAGGCCTCGCGCCTGCTGCGCCCGTACAACCCGGCCCAGGACGCCTCCCCCTTCGCCCTCGCGCAGGTCGCGGACGCCGGCGACATCGCTGTGAACCCCTTCAACATCAACGAGGCCGTCGAGACGGTCGAGGCCGCGGCCGACGAGCTGCTCGGTGCCGGCTCCCGTCTGATGACCCTCGGCGGCGACCACACCATCGCCCTCCCGCTGCTCCGTTCGGTCGCCAAGAAGCACGGCCCGGTCGCGCTGCTCCACTTCGACGCGCACCTGGACACCTGGGACACCTACTTCGGCGCCGAGTACACCCACGGCACCCCGTTCCGCCGCGCCGTCGAGGAGGGCATCCTCGACACCGAGGCGCTCTCGCACGTCGGTACGCGCGGCCCGCTGTACGGCAAGCAGGACCTGGACGACGACGCCAAGATGGGCTTCGGCATCGTCACCTCCGCCGACGTCTACCGGCGCGGCGCCGACGAGGTGGCCGACCAGCTGCGCCAGCGCATCGGCGACCGTCCGCTGTACATCTCGATCGACATCGACGTGCTGGACCCGGCCCACGCGCCCGGCACCGGCACCCCGGAGGCGGGCGGCATGACCTCCCGCGAGCTGCTGGAGATCATCCGCGGACTGTCCTCCTGCAACCTCGTTTCCGCCGACGTGGTGGAGGTGGCCCCGGCGTACGATCACGCCGAGATCACCTCGGTCGCGGCCTCGCACACCGCGTACGAGCTCACCACGATCATGAGCCGCCAGATCGCTGCGGCGAAGGCGAACCCGAAGGGCGAGTAA
- a CDS encoding helix-turn-helix domain-containing protein: MEAPLTPPVPLTALTADRELGLRLLAGPGEARVYGVHASEMADPSPYLLGGELLLTAGAGPAGDPDGYAARLAAAGAAALGFGVAPVHEEVPPALAEACARHGLPLLEVPPHTPFTAVARAVWRLMAEARTRELRRVAEAQQGLAAAAARPDPVPAVLSRLAASLGGHVVLVPAGRTAGRTAGRPLPTQTAEALAALLARVGPPGGAATATDSAAGWNLAAYSLGDGPVLGVARPDRTPGDHAITAIAAVLLTLLTAPRPEGDAAAALTRLLLDGDPAAALAPGPWHVVHARGSGDPRALAAALGTVLLDPHGDDVRLLAEREPGPQPGWRLGVSAPAAPAELRTAGAQARRALDRAEAARTALARHTEGGLGTLLDPAEAHAHAEALLAPLNPALRDTLRAWLAHHGSWDRSAAALSVHRNTVRQRVARCADLLGRDLDDPDTRMELWFALRWERPPAGPSAP, from the coding sequence ATGGAGGCCCCGCTGACCCCGCCGGTCCCGCTGACCGCGCTGACCGCCGACCGGGAGCTGGGGCTCCGGCTCCTCGCGGGTCCCGGCGAGGCGCGGGTGTACGGGGTGCACGCCTCGGAGATGGCGGACCCGTCGCCGTACCTGCTGGGCGGGGAGCTGCTGCTCACCGCCGGGGCCGGGCCCGCCGGGGACCCCGACGGGTACGCGGCCCGGCTGGCCGCGGCCGGGGCCGCCGCCCTCGGCTTCGGCGTGGCCCCGGTCCACGAGGAGGTGCCGCCGGCCCTGGCCGAGGCCTGCGCCCGGCACGGGCTGCCGCTGCTGGAGGTTCCGCCGCACACCCCGTTCACGGCCGTCGCCCGCGCGGTGTGGCGGCTGATGGCGGAGGCCCGGACGCGGGAGCTGCGCCGGGTCGCCGAGGCGCAGCAGGGTCTCGCCGCGGCGGCGGCCCGGCCGGATCCGGTCCCGGCGGTCCTGTCCCGCCTGGCGGCGAGCCTGGGCGGCCACGTCGTCCTGGTCCCGGCCGGGCGAACGGCCGGGCGGACGGCGGGGCGCCCCCTGCCGACGCAGACCGCCGAGGCCCTGGCCGCCCTGCTGGCCCGCGTCGGTCCGCCCGGCGGCGCGGCCACCGCCACCGATTCCGCGGCGGGCTGGAACCTGGCCGCGTACTCCCTCGGCGACGGGCCCGTCCTCGGCGTCGCCCGCCCCGACCGCACCCCCGGCGACCACGCCATCACGGCCATCGCCGCCGTGCTCCTGACCCTGCTCACCGCGCCCCGGCCCGAGGGGGACGCGGCGGCCGCCCTCACCCGGCTCCTCCTCGACGGCGACCCCGCGGCGGCCCTGGCCCCCGGGCCCTGGCACGTCGTACACGCCAGGGGATCCGGCGACCCGCGGGCCCTGGCGGCGGCGCTGGGCACCGTACTGCTGGACCCGCACGGGGACGACGTACGCCTGCTCGCCGAGCGGGAGCCCGGCCCGCAGCCCGGCTGGCGCCTCGGGGTGAGCGCACCGGCGGCGCCCGCGGAGCTGCGTACCGCCGGGGCACAGGCCCGGCGGGCCCTGGACCGGGCGGAGGCGGCCCGTACCGCGCTGGCCCGCCACACCGAGGGCGGCCTGGGCACCCTGCTGGACCCGGCCGAGGCCCACGCGCACGCCGAGGCCCTGCTCGCCCCGCTGAACCCGGCCCTGCGGGACACCCTGCGCGCATGGCTGGCGCACCACGGCAGCTGGGACCGCTCCGCGGCCGCCCTGTCCGTCCACCGCAACACCGTCCGCCAGCGTGTGGCGCGCTGCGCGGACCTGCTGGGACGGGACCTGGACGACCCGGACACCCGGATGGAGCTGTGGTTCGCCCTGCGCTGGGAACGGCCCCCGGCGGGCCCTTCCGCTCCGTAA
- a CDS encoding thiamine pyrophosphate-binding protein — MTHDHDLVLRPTEAQTAAALAPPPGRTGGDLVVETLRGLGATTVFGLPGQHALGLFDAVGRSDLRLVTLRVENNAGFAADAYGRITGEAVPLLLSTGPGALTSLPALAEAAAASAPVLALSSQVPSAGLGGGRRGHLHELRDQSASFRDVVKSVHTARTPSQIPSVIAEAWESALTVPPGPVWVEIPEDVLRAETLIPQVTGMDATPHELAPRPELTALAAHWLQNASRPVIIAGGGVIRSDAAGKLKQLAERLNTPVVTTFGGKGAFPWTHPLSLQSWLEDRHMTDFLEDADVLLVVGSGLGELSSNYHTFFPTGRVVQIEADLGKLESNHPALGIHADARLALQALLETVTERPDPYAPDRVKMVLSDIADRLSTQDVALEQELLTSIRAALPPRSPSFWDMTILSYWAWSAFDAKHPNTMHSAQGAGGLGYAFPAALGAAVAEPGTPVLAVSGDGGAMYSIAELATARQHDLDVTWLIVDDGGYGILREYMTESFGRATGTDLTRPDFAALAQSFGIPATTTTPETLTADLKKALTTPGPSVVVLPATLKMFAPTHL; from the coding sequence GTGACGCACGACCACGACCTGGTACTCCGTCCCACCGAAGCCCAGACGGCGGCCGCACTCGCGCCACCGCCGGGGCGGACGGGCGGGGACCTGGTCGTGGAGACGCTGCGCGGCCTCGGCGCGACCACCGTCTTCGGTCTGCCGGGGCAGCACGCGCTGGGCCTCTTCGACGCGGTCGGCCGCTCCGACCTGCGCCTGGTCACCCTGCGCGTGGAGAACAACGCGGGCTTCGCGGCCGACGCGTACGGCCGGATCACCGGAGAGGCCGTCCCCCTCCTCCTGTCCACCGGCCCGGGGGCCCTGACGTCCCTGCCCGCCCTCGCCGAGGCCGCCGCCGCGTCCGCCCCGGTGCTCGCCCTCTCCTCCCAGGTCCCCTCGGCGGGCCTGGGCGGCGGGCGCCGCGGCCACCTGCACGAGCTGCGCGACCAGTCCGCCTCCTTCCGTGACGTGGTGAAGTCCGTCCACACCGCCCGCACCCCCTCCCAGATCCCCTCCGTCATCGCCGAGGCCTGGGAGTCGGCCCTCACGGTCCCGCCCGGCCCGGTCTGGGTGGAGATCCCGGAGGACGTGCTCCGCGCCGAGACACTCATCCCGCAGGTCACGGGCATGGACGCGACCCCGCACGAACTGGCTCCGCGCCCCGAGCTCACGGCGCTGGCCGCGCACTGGCTGCAGAACGCCTCCCGCCCGGTGATCATCGCGGGCGGCGGCGTCATCCGCTCCGACGCGGCGGGCAAGCTCAAGCAGCTGGCGGAACGCCTGAACACCCCCGTGGTCACCACCTTCGGCGGCAAGGGCGCCTTCCCGTGGACCCACCCGCTCTCCCTCCAGTCCTGGCTGGAGGACCGCCACATGACCGACTTCCTGGAGGACGCGGACGTCCTGCTGGTGGTCGGCTCAGGCCTGGGCGAACTGTCGTCGAACTACCACACGTTCTTCCCCACCGGCCGGGTCGTGCAGATCGAGGCGGACCTCGGGAAGCTGGAGTCCAACCACCCGGCCCTGGGCATCCACGCGGACGCCCGCCTCGCCCTCCAGGCCCTGCTGGAGACGGTGACCGAGCGCCCGGACCCGTACGCTCCGGACCGCGTGAAGATGGTCCTCTCGGATATCGCGGACCGCCTGTCCACCCAGGACGTGGCCCTGGAGCAGGAGCTCCTGACCTCGATCCGGGCCGCTCTCCCGCCGCGCTCCCCGTCCTTCTGGGACATGACGATCCTGTCCTACTGGGCGTGGTCGGCCTTCGACGCCAAGCACCCCAACACCATGCACTCGGCCCAGGGCGCGGGCGGCCTCGGCTACGCCTTCCCGGCGGCCCTCGGCGCGGCCGTCGCGGAGCCGGGCACCCCCGTCCTCGCGGTCTCCGGCGACGGCGGCGCGATGTACTCCATCGCGGAGCTGGCCACGGCACGCCAGCACGACCTGGACGTCACCTGGCTGATCGTGGACGACGGCGGCTACGGCATCCTGCGCGAGTACATGACGGAGTCCTTCGGCCGCGCAACGGGAACGGACCTGACCCGCCCCGACTTCGCAGCCCTGGCCCAGTCCTTCGGCATCCCGGCGACCACCACCACCCCGGAAACCCTGACGGCGGACCTCAAGAAGGCCCTCACCACCCCCGGCCCCTCGGTCGTGGTCCTCCCGGCCACCCTCAAGATGTTCGCGCCGACCCACCTCTGA
- a CDS encoding FUSC family protein — MSGMSASTWNRALGERLAPAARLVVCAALPWYVCVWLGTSTAPVAAALPAVLVLREDLFSAPRMALQRLLGVIAGVLLSAVVLHWLPTGSASFLVVLVCGCAGMYLLRHEGSPNQQVLITALMIYATPTPGYPLARLEESAIGIAVVMFLGPLLWPPDPYREAAGGLEAYRSGLRARLELIAATAAGGRAGPVPADPFALWHWPHELSVTLERRTGRTVLLPPRRPAAGEADTLRPRLRLAARTAPALLVLSREVETRSAGPEREGAAPAGPGEAVRAMAPLIEATARALDTALRGEDCAAGLRRARELTEAHRAAHPGRRDTVLRAGVDLTHEALADHLGPSAG, encoded by the coding sequence ATGTCCGGGATGTCCGCATCGACGTGGAACCGCGCCCTCGGCGAGCGCCTGGCGCCGGCCGCGCGGCTGGTGGTGTGCGCGGCCCTCCCCTGGTACGTGTGCGTGTGGCTCGGTACGAGCACGGCTCCGGTGGCCGCGGCCCTGCCCGCCGTCCTGGTCCTGCGCGAGGACCTGTTCTCGGCGCCCCGGATGGCCCTTCAGCGGCTGCTGGGCGTGATCGCGGGCGTGCTGCTGAGCGCGGTCGTCCTGCACTGGCTGCCGACGGGCTCCGCGTCGTTCCTGGTCGTCCTGGTGTGCGGCTGCGCCGGGATGTACCTGCTGCGCCACGAGGGCTCCCCGAACCAGCAGGTCCTGATCACCGCTCTGATGATCTACGCCACGCCGACGCCGGGTTACCCGCTGGCCCGGCTGGAGGAGAGCGCGATCGGCATCGCCGTCGTGATGTTCCTCGGCCCACTGCTGTGGCCCCCGGATCCGTACCGGGAGGCGGCCGGCGGCCTGGAGGCGTACCGCTCCGGACTCCGCGCCCGCCTGGAGCTGATCGCAGCCACGGCGGCCGGCGGGCGGGCGGGCCCCGTCCCCGCCGACCCCTTCGCCCTGTGGCACTGGCCGCACGAGCTGTCCGTCACGCTGGAGCGCAGGACGGGCCGCACGGTGCTCCTGCCGCCACGGCGGCCTGCGGCCGGGGAGGCGGACACTCTCCGACCCCGCCTGCGGCTGGCCGCGCGGACGGCTCCGGCCCTGCTGGTGCTCTCGCGGGAGGTGGAGACCCGATCCGCCGGACCGGAACGCGAGGGGGCCGCCCCGGCCGGGCCCGGCGAGGCGGTGCGCGCCATGGCCCCGCTGATCGAGGCGACGGCCCGCGCCCTGGACACCGCCCTGCGCGGCGAGGACTGCGCGGCCGGACTGCGCCGGGCCCGGGAGCTGACGGAGGCGCACCGGGCCGCCCATCCCGGCCGCCGCGACACCGTCCTGCGGGCCGGAGTGGACCTCACCCACGAGGCGCTGGCCGACCACCTCGGCCCGTCGGCGGGCTGA